From one Idiomarina sp. X4 genomic stretch:
- the arcA gene encoding two-component system response regulator ArcA yields MNARILIVEDEVVTRQTLTRLFQQEGYEVFDAADGLQMENIMRQERVDVVIMDVNLPGKNGLELAESLRERDNIGLIFLTGRDSEDDRLLALELGADDYLIKPYNPKELTIRVRNLCRRIEASRSSNPVENNSVEFRFHGWRLNSDSRCLYSPDNQMFRLPKSEYRALELFLTHPGRILDRETLVKRMLDRELRPNDRTVDVAIRRIRRHFESHPETPNLITTIHGEGYRFIGEVDQQAQ; encoded by the coding sequence ATGAATGCCAGAATACTGATTGTTGAAGATGAAGTCGTTACCCGCCAGACTCTAACTCGTTTATTCCAACAGGAAGGCTATGAAGTATTTGACGCGGCGGACGGTCTGCAAATGGAAAACATCATGCGCCAGGAGCGCGTCGATGTTGTGATTATGGACGTTAACTTACCGGGTAAAAATGGTTTAGAGCTTGCTGAGTCACTACGTGAAAGAGACAACATTGGTCTCATTTTTCTGACCGGTCGTGACAGTGAAGATGATCGCTTGCTTGCCCTTGAGCTGGGTGCTGATGACTACCTCATCAAGCCTTACAACCCGAAAGAATTAACCATTCGTGTTCGTAACCTATGTCGTCGTATTGAAGCGTCCCGCTCAAGTAATCCGGTAGAAAATAATAGCGTTGAATTTCGCTTCCACGGTTGGCGTTTAAACAGTGACAGCCGTTGTCTTTATTCGCCTGACAACCAAATGTTCCGTCTTCCGAAAAGTGAATACCGCGCGTTAGAGTTGTTTTTAACGCATCCGGGTCGGATTTTAGATCGTGAAACTTTGGTAAAACGCATGTTGGATCGTGAGTTACGCCCGAATGACCGTACCGTCGACGTCGCTATTCGTCGTATTCGCCGTCACTTCGAGTCTCACCCTGAAACGCCGAACCTAATAACCACCATCCATGGTGAAGGTTACCGGTTCATTGGTGAAGTTGATCAGCAAGCTCAGTGA
- a CDS encoding Hpt domain-containing protein: MSEKSVIDTELLQQYVDSLGVDGLKTTLATFDGVIQEYAKLIHTAAKERKEDELRKQAHKVKGACSSVGLSQLAEMMKRVEKEKWEWPQVERWLIEWADAVIPHRQQIDAWLATHH; encoded by the coding sequence ATGTCAGAAAAATCGGTCATTGATACCGAATTATTGCAGCAGTACGTTGACTCATTGGGTGTGGACGGCTTAAAAACGACGTTAGCTACTTTTGATGGGGTGATTCAAGAGTACGCTAAGCTGATTCATACGGCAGCCAAAGAACGCAAAGAAGACGAGCTTCGCAAACAAGCGCATAAAGTGAAAGGCGCGTGCAGCTCTGTTGGCTTATCTCAGCTTGCAGAAATGATGAAACGAGTTGAAAAGGAAAAATGGGAGTGGCCGCAAGTAGAACGTTGGCTGATAGAGTGGGCCGACGCGGTTATTCCGCATCGGCAACAAATTGATGCTTGGTTAGCTACCCATCACTGA
- the folE2 gene encoding GTP cyclohydrolase FolE2, translated as MPTVMPDVANQTQAQTEGTLDWVGMSNIEVPLMVAAAGASERPVAAKVEAFVNLKDPKTKGIHMSRLYLLLDELSTNGELSHESLKQLLNDFIESHKDISNQAFIKFDFDYHLRRKSLISKKQGWKAYPVSLTGRYDAGTLNLELSVDVPYSSTCPCSAALARQLIQDAFSEKFAGQETVDAATMHEWLGSTEGIVATPHSQRSVAEVKVQLSENVTDFPIVELIDAVEDALKTPVQAAVKREDEQEFARLNGQNLMFCEDASRRLQHKLNQMQNFRDFWLRVNHYESLHAHDAVSVTTKGVPGGYKA; from the coding sequence ATGCCAACAGTTATGCCCGACGTAGCCAACCAAACACAGGCCCAGACAGAGGGAACCCTGGATTGGGTTGGCATGAGCAATATTGAAGTTCCATTGATGGTGGCAGCGGCCGGTGCGTCTGAACGCCCTGTAGCAGCGAAGGTGGAAGCTTTTGTTAACTTGAAAGATCCGAAGACTAAAGGCATTCACATGTCGCGTCTTTATTTACTGTTGGATGAGTTATCGACCAACGGTGAGCTCAGTCACGAATCACTAAAACAATTATTGAATGACTTTATCGAAAGTCACAAAGACATCAGCAATCAAGCGTTTATTAAGTTTGATTTTGACTATCATCTGCGTCGTAAATCGCTAATCAGCAAGAAGCAGGGTTGGAAAGCGTATCCTGTCAGCCTAACCGGCCGCTACGATGCCGGCACGCTGAATCTGGAGCTTTCTGTTGATGTGCCTTATTCATCAACTTGCCCGTGTTCAGCGGCACTTGCGCGTCAGCTAATACAGGACGCCTTTAGTGAAAAGTTTGCCGGTCAAGAAACCGTAGACGCCGCTACGATGCACGAATGGCTTGGTTCTACCGAAGGTATTGTGGCAACCCCACACAGCCAACGTTCAGTTGCAGAAGTCAAAGTTCAGCTCAGTGAGAATGTCACCGACTTCCCAATTGTTGAGCTTATCGACGCGGTAGAGGATGCGTTAAAAACGCCCGTTCAAGCTGCGGTTAAACGGGAAGACGAACAGGAATTTGCTCGTCTGAACGGTCAAAATCTGATGTTCTGTGAAGACGCTTCTCGCCGCTTACAACATAAGCTTAACCAAATGCAGAACTTCCGTGACTTCTGGTTGCGGGTTAACCACTACGAGTCCCTGCACGCGCACGATGCCGTCAGTGTCACCACGAAAGGTGTACCGGGCGGTTATAAAGCCTAA
- a CDS encoding DUF2726 domain-containing protein — protein sequence MEIILLLFVVVLIAVAVIASRMSENYVPYPYKLKDVSLCTAQEDQFLTLLEKSVGNEFRIFTKVRLSDIVTVRSGLSSSARKDAQQKASQRILDYVLCDIDTMQVKVAIELEPNQSSLQQQKRNLFLKNTLAAAGLPFLRFKAKPGYRVAELHDYIHGKIRQAEHVRAAVPNNKDKNSQPIAA from the coding sequence ATGGAAATTATCCTGTTGTTGTTTGTTGTGGTTCTTATTGCGGTCGCTGTTATTGCCAGTCGCATGTCCGAGAACTATGTCCCCTACCCTTACAAACTAAAAGATGTGTCTTTGTGTACGGCTCAGGAAGATCAGTTTTTAACACTGCTTGAGAAATCTGTAGGCAATGAGTTCCGCATTTTCACTAAAGTCCGTCTGAGCGATATCGTAACAGTGCGTTCAGGGCTTTCGTCTTCTGCGCGAAAAGACGCCCAGCAAAAAGCCAGTCAGCGTATTCTGGACTACGTATTGTGCGATATCGATACCATGCAAGTTAAAGTTGCTATTGAGCTTGAACCTAACCAGTCATCGCTGCAACAGCAAAAGCGTAACCTATTTTTGAAAAACACACTCGCCGCAGCAGGGCTTCCTTTCCTGCGCTTTAAGGCCAAACCAGGTTACCGTGTAGCCGAGCTGCATGACTATATTCACGGGAAAATTCGTCAGGCTGAGCACGTTCGCGCTGCCGTACCTAACAACAAGGACAAGAACAGCCAGCCGATTGCCGCTTAA